The following coding sequences lie in one Streptococcus suis genomic window:
- a CDS encoding excinuclease ABC subunit UvrA gives MQENIVIHGARAHNLKNIDVTIPREKLVVVTGLSGSGKSSLAFDTLYAEGQRRYVESLSAYARQFLGNMDKPDVDSIEGLSPAISIDQKTTSRNPRSTVGTATEINDYLRLLYARVGVPYCINGHGAIAASSVEQIVDEVLELPERQRLQILAPIVRKKKGQHKTIFEKIQKDGYVRVRVNGDVYDVSEVPELSKSKAHNIEVVVDRIVIKEGIRSRLFDSIEAALRIADGYVIIDTMDEKEMLFSEYYACPVCGFTVPELEPRLFSFNAPFGSCSDCDGLGMKLEVDTDLIVPDASKTLREGALAPWNPISSNYYPQMLEQAMNHFGVDMDKPFEELTEEEKNLIFNGSDGKEFHFHYENEFGGVRDIDIPFEGLITNINRRYRETNSDYTRTVMKTYMNELTCGTCHGYRLNDQALSVKVGGEKGLHIGQLSDLSVADHLQVIEHLTLSENEATIATPIVKEIKDRLSFLNNVGLNYLTLSRAAGTLSGGESQRIRLATQIGSNLSGVLYILDEPSIGLHQRDNDRLIASLKKMRDLGNTLIVVEHDEDTMREADWLIDIGPGAGVFGGEIVASGTPAQVAKNKKSITGQYLSGKREIPVPLDRRVGNGRFLEVTGAKENNLQDVTVRFPLGKFVAVTGVSGSGKSTLVNSILKKAIAQKLNRNSDKPGKFKSISGIEHLDRLIDIDQSPIGRTPRSNPATYTGVFDDIRDLFAQTNEAKIRGYKKGRFSFNVKGGRCEACSGDGIIKIEMHFLPDVFVPCEVCHGHRYNSETLEVHYKEKNIAQVLDMTVNDAVEFFKHIPKIERKLRTIQDVGLGYVTLGQPATTLSGGEAQRMKLASELHKRSTGKSLYILDEPTTGLHTEDIAQLLKVLARFVDDGNTVLVIEHNLDVIKTADHIIDMGPEGGVGGGTVVATGTPEEVADNPASFTGQYLKMKLK, from the coding sequence ATGCAAGAAAATATTGTGATTCATGGGGCGCGTGCCCATAATTTAAAAAATATTGATGTGACCATTCCGCGTGAGAAGCTGGTGGTGGTGACTGGGTTGTCGGGGTCTGGTAAGTCGAGTTTGGCTTTTGATACTCTGTATGCCGAAGGCCAACGGCGCTACGTAGAGTCCTTGTCTGCCTATGCTCGTCAGTTCTTGGGCAACATGGACAAGCCAGATGTGGATTCCATAGAGGGTCTCAGCCCTGCTATTTCCATCGACCAAAAAACGACGTCGCGGAATCCGCGTTCGACAGTCGGTACAGCGACGGAAATCAATGATTATCTCCGTTTGCTCTATGCTCGAGTTGGGGTGCCTTACTGTATCAATGGCCACGGAGCGATTGCGGCTTCTTCGGTGGAACAAATCGTTGATGAGGTCTTGGAATTGCCAGAGCGCCAGCGTTTGCAGATTCTAGCTCCGATTGTTCGGAAGAAAAAGGGGCAACACAAGACTATTTTTGAGAAAATCCAGAAGGACGGCTACGTTCGGGTGCGGGTCAATGGTGATGTCTATGATGTATCGGAAGTACCAGAATTGTCCAAGAGCAAGGCTCACAACATTGAGGTCGTGGTCGATCGGATTGTCATCAAAGAGGGCATTCGTTCGCGGCTTTTTGACTCCATTGAGGCGGCCCTGCGGATTGCGGACGGCTATGTCATCATCGACACCATGGACGAGAAGGAAATGCTTTTCTCTGAGTACTATGCCTGCCCAGTTTGTGGTTTTACGGTACCAGAGTTGGAGCCTCGTCTTTTCTCTTTCAATGCGCCTTTTGGGTCTTGTAGCGATTGTGACGGTTTGGGGATGAAGCTGGAAGTGGATACGGATTTGATTGTCCCAGATGCCAGCAAGACCTTGCGTGAGGGTGCCTTGGCTCCTTGGAATCCAATCTCATCCAACTACTATCCTCAGATGTTGGAGCAGGCCATGAACCACTTTGGTGTGGACATGGATAAGCCTTTTGAGGAATTGACGGAAGAGGAGAAGAACCTGATTTTCAACGGCTCGGACGGCAAAGAATTTCATTTCCATTATGAAAATGAATTCGGTGGGGTGCGTGATATTGACATTCCATTTGAAGGTTTGATTACCAACATTAACCGTCGCTACCGTGAAACCAATAGTGACTATACGCGGACGGTTATGAAGACTTACATGAATGAGCTGACCTGTGGAACTTGCCACGGCTATCGCCTCAATGACCAAGCCCTGTCTGTCAAAGTTGGTGGCGAAAAGGGACTGCATATCGGACAATTATCAGACTTGTCCGTGGCGGATCATTTGCAAGTCATTGAACATCTGACCTTGTCTGAAAATGAAGCGACGATTGCGACGCCCATTGTCAAGGAAATCAAGGATCGCCTGTCCTTCCTTAATAATGTGGGTCTTAACTACCTGACCCTTTCACGAGCAGCGGGGACGCTTTCTGGTGGTGAAAGCCAGCGGATTCGTCTGGCGACTCAGATTGGCTCTAACCTGTCTGGTGTTCTTTACATCTTGGATGAGCCATCGATTGGTCTGCACCAGCGGGACAATGACCGCCTGATTGCTAGTCTTAAGAAAATGCGGGACTTGGGTAATACTTTGATTGTAGTGGAGCATGATGAGGACACCATGCGTGAGGCGGACTGGTTGATTGACATTGGTCCAGGTGCGGGTGTGTTTGGCGGAGAAATCGTGGCCTCTGGAACGCCTGCCCAAGTAGCTAAAAATAAAAAATCCATTACAGGCCAGTACCTGTCTGGCAAACGTGAAATTCCTGTACCTCTAGACCGTCGTGTTGGAAATGGTCGATTCTTAGAGGTGACCGGTGCCAAGGAAAACAACCTGCAAGATGTGACTGTTCGTTTCCCACTCGGAAAATTTGTGGCGGTGACAGGGGTGTCTGGCTCTGGTAAGTCAACCCTGGTCAATTCCATTCTGAAAAAAGCTATTGCTCAGAAACTCAATCGCAATTCGGACAAGCCAGGCAAGTTCAAATCCATTTCAGGAATTGAACACTTGGACCGCCTGATTGACATTGACCAAAGCCCGATTGGACGAACACCGCGTTCCAACCCAGCTACCTACACAGGTGTCTTTGACGATATTCGTGACCTCTTTGCCCAGACTAATGAAGCCAAAATCCGTGGCTACAAGAAAGGACGGTTCTCCTTTAACGTCAAAGGTGGACGGTGTGAGGCTTGTTCTGGTGATGGTATCATCAAGATTGAAATGCACTTCCTGCCAGATGTCTTTGTACCTTGTGAAGTCTGTCATGGACACCGTTACAATTCTGAAACCTTGGAAGTACATTACAAGGAGAAAAATATCGCCCAAGTCCTTGATATGACAGTCAATGATGCGGTCGAATTCTTCAAGCATATTCCAAAAATTGAGCGGAAACTTCGCACCATTCAAGATGTGGGCTTGGGCTACGTTACTCTAGGTCAGCCAGCAACGACCCTATCAGGAGGGGAAGCCCAGCGGATGAAGTTGGCTTCGGAACTCCACAAGCGGTCAACTGGTAAATCCTTGTATATCTTGGACGAACCAACGACAGGTCTGCATACGGAGGACATTGCCCAGTTGCTCAAGGTCTTGGCTCGCTTTGTTGATGATGGCAATACCGTGCTGGTCATCGAGCACAATCTGGATGTTATCAAGACAGCCGACCACATTATCGACATGGGGCCAGAAGGCGGTGTAGGTGGCGGTACCGTTGTCGCGACAGGAACGCCAGAAGAAGTGGCGGATAACCCAGCCAGCTTTACAGGACAATATTTGAAAATGAAGTTGAAATAA
- a CDS encoding magnesium transporter CorA family protein has translation MKQIFLSTMTDLEEIQTFEPGAWINLVNPSQSESMEVAEHYKIDIADLRAPLDAEESSRITVEDDYTLILVDVPILEERNNKTYYITIPLGIILTDDAIITTCLEPLPLFEQFIHRRLRNFFTFMKSRFVFQILYRNAQLYLSALRTIDRKSEEIEKQLHEATRNEELIVLMELEKTIVYFKASLKTNERLVKKLASSSRLLRKYEEDEDLLEDTLVETQQAIEMADIYGSILNSMTHAFASIISNNQNTIMKTLALVTIVLSIPTMVFSAYGMNFKDNIIPFNDIPYAFWWIILFAFAISLSLTFYFIRKRWF, from the coding sequence ATGAAACAAATTTTTCTATCAACCATGACTGATTTAGAAGAAATTCAAACCTTTGAACCAGGGGCTTGGATTAATTTGGTCAACCCCTCCCAGAGCGAGTCTATGGAAGTTGCTGAGCACTATAAAATTGACATCGCTGACCTGCGAGCACCACTCGATGCAGAAGAATCCTCTCGTATCACTGTCGAAGATGACTATACGCTCATCCTGGTCGACGTCCCAATTCTTGAAGAACGAAACAACAAGACATATTATATTACTATTCCTTTGGGAATTATTCTAACAGATGATGCGATTATCACGACTTGTTTGGAACCATTGCCACTGTTTGAGCAGTTTATCCATCGTCGTCTACGGAATTTCTTCACTTTCATGAAGTCTCGTTTCGTTTTCCAAATTCTCTACCGAAATGCTCAACTCTACTTATCAGCCCTACGGACCATTGACAGAAAGAGCGAAGAGATTGAGAAGCAACTCCATGAGGCCACTCGAAATGAAGAATTAATTGTACTCATGGAATTGGAAAAAACCATCGTCTACTTCAAGGCTTCCCTCAAAACCAACGAACGCTTGGTTAAGAAATTAGCTTCTTCTTCACGTTTACTTCGAAAATACGAAGAGGACGAAGATTTGCTGGAAGATACCTTGGTCGAGACCCAACAGGCCATTGAGATGGCAGATATCTATGGTTCTATTTTGAACTCTATGACACACGCCTTCGCATCTATCATTTCCAACAACCAGAATACCATCATGAAAACCTTGGCATTAGTGACAATCGTTCTCTCTATCCCAACCATGGTCTTCTCTGCATACGGTATGAACTTTAAGGACAACATCATTCCTTTTAACGATATTCCCTATGCTTTTTGGTGGATCATCCTCTTCGCATTTGCAATCAGCCTATCACTCACCTTCTACTTCATCCGTAAGAGATGGTTTTAA
- a CDS encoding DUF1129 domain-containing protein yields MSFTEINGLTKKNQEFIHIATNQLIKDGKSDSEIKELLEEILPTIIEKQKTGVTARNLYGAPSEWAASKTISEQEKKDHVEYNENPWLMWLDSSLFMLAIIAGINGLMNLFGQGAQYGLLTLLVIGFGVGAGMYFMYHFVYREQIKTGQRPKLLKAIAFLGLATLAWSVVFILAALIPAAFNPVLPPLVTILIGAAAFGARYLLKKKYNIRNAMSPVQ; encoded by the coding sequence ATGTCATTTACAGAAATCAACGGATTAACAAAAAAGAACCAAGAATTTATCCATATTGCGACCAACCAACTGATTAAAGATGGAAAGTCTGATAGCGAAATCAAAGAACTCTTGGAAGAAATTTTACCAACTATCATTGAAAAGCAAAAAACTGGCGTGACTGCCCGCAATCTCTATGGAGCACCAAGTGAGTGGGCTGCTAGTAAGACAATTTCTGAACAGGAAAAGAAAGACCATGTGGAATACAATGAAAATCCATGGTTGATGTGGCTCGATTCCAGTCTTTTCATGCTTGCAATTATTGCTGGTATCAATGGTTTGATGAATCTTTTTGGTCAAGGTGCCCAATATGGCTTGCTCACACTATTAGTCATTGGTTTTGGTGTCGGCGCTGGTATGTACTTTATGTATCACTTTGTTTACAGAGAACAAATTAAAACTGGGCAACGTCCTAAATTGCTGAAAGCTATCGCTTTTCTCGGACTTGCTACTCTGGCTTGGTCAGTCGTTTTCATTCTGGCAGCACTGATTCCGGCCGCATTTAACCCAGTTCTCCCTCCGCTTGTTACTATTCTTATCGGAGCTGCTGCTTTCGGTGCACGCTACCTCTTGAAAAAGAAATATAACATTCGCAATGCCATGTCCCCAGTTCAATAA
- the rpsR gene encoding 30S ribosomal protein S18, with protein MAQQRRGGFKRRKKVDYIAANKIEYVDYKDTELLSRFISERGKILPRRVTGTSAKNQRKVTTAIKRARVMALLPFVNED; from the coding sequence ATGGCTCAACAACGTCGTGGCGGTTTCAAACGCCGTAAAAAAGTTGACTATATCGCAGCTAACAAAATTGAATATGTTGATTACAAAGATACTGAGCTTCTTAGCCGTTTCATTTCTGAACGTGGAAAAATCCTTCCACGCCGTGTAACTGGAACTTCAGCTAAAAACCAACGTAAAGTAACAACAGCTATCAAACGTGCTCGCGTTATGGCTCTTTTACCATTCGTAAACGAAGATTAA
- a CDS encoding single-stranded DNA-binding protein (binds to single stranded DNA and may facilitate the binding and interaction of other proteins to DNA): MINNVVLVGRMTRDAELRYTPSNQAVATFTLAVNRNFKNQNGEREADFINVVIWRQQAENLANWAKKGALIGVTGRIQTRSYDNQQGQRVYVTEVVAESFQLLESRTAREGQGGGYSAGNSFAGGNDYNSPYQAPAQSTPNFAREESPFGASNPMDISDDDLPF; encoded by the coding sequence ATGATAAATAATGTAGTATTGGTTGGTCGTATGACCCGTGATGCAGAACTTCGTTATACTCCGTCTAATCAAGCTGTTGCGACTTTTACTTTGGCGGTTAACCGCAATTTTAAAAATCAAAACGGTGAGCGTGAAGCGGACTTTATCAACGTAGTCATTTGGCGTCAACAAGCTGAGAATTTGGCGAATTGGGCTAAGAAAGGTGCTCTGATTGGTGTTACAGGTCGTATCCAGACACGTAGCTATGACAATCAGCAAGGGCAACGTGTCTACGTTACTGAGGTAGTTGCAGAAAGTTTCCAACTCTTGGAAAGCCGTACTGCCCGTGAAGGTCAAGGTGGAGGCTATTCGGCTGGCAACTCGTTTGCTGGAGGAAATGACTATAACTCGCCTTATCAAGCGCCTGCACAATCTACACCAAACTTCGCTCGAGAAGAAAGTCCATTTGGAGCAAGCAATCCAATGGACATATCAGACGATGACCTACCATTCTAG
- a CDS encoding 30S ribosomal protein S6, whose translation MAKYEILYIIRPNIEEEAKNALVARFDSILTDNGATIVESKAWEKRRLAYEIKDFREGLYHIVNVEANNDEALKEFDRLSKINGDILRHMIVKLDA comes from the coding sequence ATGGCTAAATACGAAATTCTTTATATTATTCGTCCAAACATTGAAGAAGAAGCTAAAAACGCTTTGGTAGCACGCTTTGACTCTATCTTGACTGACAACGGTGCAACTATCGTTGAATCAAAAGCATGGGAAAAACGTCGCCTTGCATACGAAATCAAAGATTTCCGCGAAGGTTTGTACCACATCGTTAACGTTGAAGCTAACAACGATGAAGCTCTTAAAGAGTTTGACCGTTTGTCAAAAATCAACGGCGACATTCTTCGTCACATGATTGTCAAACTTGACGCGTAA
- a CDS encoding lipoate--protein ligase has product MKYIVNNSNDPAYNIALEAYAFKELTEIDEIFILWINEPAIIIGKHQNAIEEINKEFTDEKGIHVVRRLSGGGAVYHDLNNLNYTIISNKADEGAFDFKTFSKPVIDTLATLGVEANFTGRNDLEIEGKKICGNAQAYAKGRMMHHGCLLFDVDMSVLASALKVSKDKIESKGVKSVRARVTNINNELPEKMTVLEFKDAILNQMKQEYPDMDEYVLSEDDLARIQEIRDSQFATWDWTYGQTPEYTVERSVRYPAGKITTYIKAEKSVIESIKIYGDFFGIGDVSDIEDLLVGTRYEYADVLAKLQEIDTTHYFSRMTTEEVAKAIVA; this is encoded by the coding sequence ATGAAATACATCGTAAACAACAGCAACGACCCAGCCTATAACATCGCCCTCGAAGCCTATGCTTTCAAGGAATTGACAGAGATTGACGAGATTTTTATCCTTTGGATCAATGAGCCTGCCATCATTATCGGTAAGCACCAGAATGCTATTGAAGAAATCAACAAGGAATTCACAGACGAAAAGGGCATCCATGTGGTTCGCCGTCTGTCAGGTGGTGGCGCTGTCTATCATGACCTCAACAACCTTAACTATACCATTATCTCTAACAAGGCAGACGAGGGAGCCTTTGACTTCAAGACTTTCTCTAAACCAGTGATTGATACCCTTGCAACACTGGGTGTGGAGGCCAATTTCACCGGCCGTAATGACCTGGAAATCGAAGGCAAGAAAATCTGCGGTAATGCCCAAGCCTATGCCAAAGGCCGTATGATGCACCACGGTTGCCTGCTCTTTGATGTGGATATGTCAGTCCTAGCCAGTGCCCTCAAGGTTAGCAAGGACAAGATTGAATCCAAGGGTGTCAAGTCAGTCCGTGCCCGCGTGACCAATATCAACAACGAATTGCCAGAGAAGATGACCGTTCTGGAGTTCAAGGACGCCATCCTCAACCAAATGAAGCAAGAATATCCAGATATGGACGAGTATGTCTTGTCAGAAGATGACTTGGCTCGTATCCAAGAAATTCGTGACAGCCAGTTTGCGACTTGGGATTGGACCTACGGTCAAACACCAGAATACACTGTGGAGCGCAGCGTTCGTTACCCGGCTGGTAAAATCACAACCTACATCAAGGCTGAAAAATCAGTCATCGAATCTATCAAGATTTACGGAGATTTCTTCGGAATTGGTGATGTATCGGACATCGAAGACTTGTTGGTCGGTACTCGCTACGAGTATGCGGATGTTCTTGCCAAATTGCAAGAAATTGACACAACTCACTATTTCTCACGCATGACGACAGAAGAAGTGGCAAAAGCGATTGTAGCTTAA
- a CDS encoding 6-phospho-beta-glucosidase: protein MTVTKVFPKGFLWGGATAANQCEGAYDVDGRGLANVDVVPIGEDRSAIITGRKKMFDFEDGYFYPAKESIDMYHHFKEDIALFGEMGFKTYRLSIAWSRIFPKGDELEPNEKGLQFYEDLFKECHKYGIEPLVTITHFDCPMHLIETYGGWRNRKMLEFYERLCRTLFTRYKGLVKYWLTFNEINMILHAPFMGAGLYFEEGENVEQVKYQAAHHELVASAIATKLAHEIDPENKVGCMLAAGQYYPHTCHPRDVWEGLQEDRENYFFIDVQARGYYPNYAKKKWERSGIEIEMTDQDLALLKEHTVDFISFSYYSSRVASGDPAEKEKTAGNIFASIKNPYLDASEWGWQIDPLGFRITINSIWDRYQKPLFVVENGLGAVDTPDENGYVEDDYRIDYLRQHVLAMRDAIVEDGVELLGYTTWGCIDLVSAGTGEMKKRYGFIYVDRDNEGKGTLKRSKKKSFDWYKKVIATNGADVE, encoded by the coding sequence ATGACAGTAACAAAAGTATTTCCAAAAGGATTTTTATGGGGTGGTGCCACAGCAGCCAACCAATGTGAAGGAGCTTACGATGTAGACGGACGTGGTCTTGCCAACGTCGATGTTGTGCCGATTGGCGAAGACCGATCTGCCATTATCACGGGACGTAAGAAGATGTTTGACTTTGAGGACGGTTATTTCTATCCAGCCAAGGAGTCTATTGATATGTATCATCATTTCAAGGAGGATATTGCCCTCTTTGGTGAAATGGGCTTTAAGACCTATCGTCTTTCAATCGCCTGGTCCCGTATTTTCCCTAAGGGAGATGAGCTAGAACCTAATGAAAAAGGCCTGCAATTCTACGAGGACTTGTTCAAGGAATGCCACAAGTATGGTATTGAGCCCTTGGTGACCATTACCCACTTTGACTGCCCGATGCACTTGATTGAGACCTACGGTGGCTGGCGAAATCGCAAAATGCTTGAATTTTACGAACGCCTTTGCCGTACCCTCTTCACACGCTACAAGGGCTTGGTCAAATACTGGCTGACCTTCAACGAAATCAACATGATTCTCCACGCACCATTTATGGGGGCAGGTCTGTATTTTGAAGAAGGTGAAAATGTGGAGCAGGTCAAATACCAGGCAGCCCACCACGAGCTTGTTGCTTCTGCCATTGCCACAAAATTGGCCCATGAAATCGATCCAGAAAACAAGGTTGGCTGTATGTTGGCCGCAGGTCAATACTACCCACACACCTGTCATCCTCGTGATGTTTGGGAAGGCTTGCAAGAAGACCGTGAGAACTATTTCTTTATCGATGTTCAGGCACGTGGTTACTACCCAAACTATGCTAAGAAGAAGTGGGAGCGTTCAGGTATTGAAATTGAAATGACAGACCAAGACCTAGCACTCTTGAAAGAGCACACCGTTGATTTCATTTCCTTCTCTTACTACTCTAGCCGTGTGGCCTCTGGAGATCCAGCAGAGAAGGAAAAAACAGCAGGCAATATCTTTGCTTCCATTAAGAATCCTTACCTAGACGCATCAGAATGGGGCTGGCAGATTGACCCACTCGGTTTCCGCATTACCATCAACTCTATCTGGGATCGCTATCAAAAACCACTCTTTGTGGTTGAAAATGGTCTGGGAGCAGTCGACACGCCAGATGAAAACGGCTATGTGGAAGACGACTACCGTATCGACTATCTCCGCCAACATGTCCTAGCCATGCGTGACGCCATTGTCGAAGACGGTGTTGAACTTCTAGGTTACACCACTTGGGGCTGTATTGACCTGGTGTCTGCTGGAACGGGCGAAATGAAAAAACGCTACGGCTTCATCTACGTTGACCGTGACAATGAAGGAAAGGGGACCCTCAAACGTTCCAAGAAAAAATCATTTGACTGGTATAAAAAAGTCATTGCAACAAATGGAGCAGATGTGGAATAA
- a CDS encoding histidine phosphatase family protein: MTKTIYLMRHGETLFNTQKRVQGWSDSPLTERGIAQAQAVGQYFKEQGIVFTSAYSSTQERATDTLKLVTDAPYQQLKGLKEMNFGIFEAREEELLPKPRPGARSFEDLLVPFGGEDIRAVGSRVKEAILSVAESDPAAPILMVSHGAAIWGLVQVLEVTFPPGVFLPNCAICRLTVENGQIRFEKLIDSAHDFKVYDFK, encoded by the coding sequence ATGACAAAAACGATTTATCTCATGCGTCATGGTGAAACCCTCTTTAATACGCAAAAACGAGTGCAGGGTTGGTCGGATTCTCCCTTGACAGAACGTGGTATCGCTCAGGCCCAAGCCGTTGGTCAGTATTTTAAGGAGCAGGGAATCGTCTTTACCAGTGCCTATTCTTCCACGCAAGAGAGGGCTACTGATACACTAAAATTAGTTACGGATGCTCCCTACCAACAGCTCAAGGGACTCAAGGAGATGAACTTCGGGATTTTTGAAGCAAGAGAGGAAGAATTACTTCCCAAGCCTCGTCCTGGAGCTCGTTCTTTCGAAGACCTCTTGGTGCCATTTGGAGGCGAGGACATTCGAGCAGTTGGAAGTCGTGTCAAAGAGGCGATTCTCTCTGTCGCGGAAAGCGATCCAGCTGCTCCAATCCTCATGGTCAGTCATGGTGCAGCTATTTGGGGATTGGTGCAGGTTTTGGAGGTCACCTTCCCACCAGGCGTCTTCCTGCCCAACTGTGCCATTTGCCGGCTGACTGTTGAAAATGGGCAAATAAGATTTGAAAAACTGATTGATTCCGCACATGATTTTAAGGTTTATGACTTTAAGTAG
- a CDS encoding 6-phospho-beta-glucosidase: MTKQFPKGFLWGGATAANQYEGGWNLGGRGPATSDTYIAVDPDKRKDMSHFGKPVSRADVEFALADQEGLYPKRWGSDFYHRYKEDIALFAEMGFKTFRLSIAWSRIFPKGDELEPNEEGLAFYDAVFDELNKYGIEPLVTLSHYEFPLHLALEYGGWKNRKVIEFFVRYAETVFKRYQGKVKYWLTFNEINILGMVGYLSGGLLFEDGKNDLEAMYQAVHHQFIASSLATKAAHEIDPENKVGCMLARMENYAATCNPDDVLAALKKDQENLFYTDVQVRGAYPSYMKRFFKENNIQIVFEPGDEAILKQYPVDFMSFSYYMTSITRALPDKDKATAGNLILGEANPYLEASDWGWQIDPVGLRITLNKLYDRYQVPLFIVENGLGALDKVEADGSIEDGYRISYLEKHIQQMYEAIEDGVELMGYTPWGCIDLVSASTSEMSKRYGFIYVDADDQGKGSFDRSRKASFYWYKDVIASNGANVLTEK; encoded by the coding sequence ATGACAAAACAATTTCCAAAAGGATTTCTTTGGGGCGGTGCGACAGCGGCCAACCAATATGAAGGTGGTTGGAATTTGGGAGGTCGTGGTCCAGCCACTTCCGATACCTATATAGCGGTCGATCCAGATAAGCGGAAGGATATGAGTCACTTTGGTAAGCCTGTCTCGCGGGCTGATGTGGAATTTGCCTTGGCAGATCAAGAAGGACTCTACCCAAAACGTTGGGGTTCTGATTTCTATCATCGCTACAAGGAAGACATCGCCCTCTTTGCAGAAATGGGCTTCAAGACCTTCCGCTTGTCGATTGCCTGGTCTCGTATTTTTCCAAAAGGAGACGAGTTAGAACCGAATGAAGAAGGGCTGGCCTTTTATGATGCGGTCTTCGATGAGCTGAATAAATATGGTATCGAGCCACTGGTGACCCTATCCCACTATGAATTTCCTCTTCATCTTGCTCTGGAATACGGCGGCTGGAAAAACCGTAAGGTCATTGAGTTCTTTGTTCGCTATGCCGAGACAGTATTCAAACGCTATCAGGGTAAAGTTAAGTATTGGCTGACTTTTAATGAGATCAATATTTTGGGCATGGTTGGTTATCTATCAGGCGGTCTCCTCTTTGAAGACGGAAAGAATGACCTAGAAGCCATGTACCAAGCGGTTCACCATCAGTTTATCGCTTCTAGTTTGGCAACAAAAGCTGCCCATGAGATTGACCCAGAAAACAAGGTTGGTTGCATGCTGGCACGGATGGAGAACTATGCAGCCACCTGCAATCCAGACGATGTCTTGGCGGCCTTGAAAAAAGACCAGGAAAATCTCTTCTATACAGATGTGCAGGTGCGTGGAGCCTACCCAAGTTATATGAAACGTTTCTTCAAAGAAAATAATATCCAGATCGTGTTCGAGCCGGGAGACGAAGCGATTTTGAAACAATATCCTGTTGATTTCATGAGCTTTTCTTACTATATGACATCCATCACCCGTGCTCTTCCAGACAAGGACAAGGCAACGGCAGGTAATTTGATACTAGGAGAGGCCAATCCTTATCTGGAAGCGTCGGACTGGGGCTGGCAAATTGACCCTGTCGGACTTCGTATCACCCTCAACAAGCTTTATGACCGTTACCAAGTTCCCCTCTTTATCGTGGAAAATGGTCTGGGAGCCTTGGATAAGGTGGAGGCAGACGGCAGTATTGAGGATGGCTACCGTATTTCCTACCTGGAAAAACACATCCAGCAAATGTATGAAGCTATTGAAGATGGTGTGGAGCTCATGGGCTATACCCCTTGGGGCTGTATCGATCTGGTTTCTGCTTCAACCAGCGAAATGTCCAAACGCTACGGCTTTATCTATGTGGATGCGGATGATCAAGGAAAGGGCAGTTTTGACCGATCACGGAAGGCATCATTCTACTGGTATAAAGATGTCATTGCCAGCAATGGAGCAAATGTATTGACAGAAAAATAG